One stretch of Streptomyces sp. 135 DNA includes these proteins:
- a CDS encoding carbohydrate ABC transporter permease, whose protein sequence is MTGLSTTPVSRPTTKRPAVAPRLRVQSRRTTRRPGRSVLLTVLTGVVLLYSLVPLVWLLLSATKTQEGLAGSFGLWVDGDFALWDNIRETVTYQDGVFLRWLLNTLLYVVLGAGGATFLAVLGGYALAKFDFPGRRGVFAVVIGAVAVPTTALAVPTFLMFSELGLTDTPWAVIVPSLISPFGLYLMWVFATEAIPKELMEAARIDGAGELRTFFQVALPLLAPGTVTVLLFTTVATWNNYFLPLIMLKDPDWYPLTLGLDAWNKQASTAGGEAVFNLVITGSLLTIVPLIAAFLLLQKYWQSGLAAGSVKE, encoded by the coding sequence ATGACCGGCCTGAGCACCACCCCCGTCTCCCGGCCCACGACGAAGCGGCCCGCCGTCGCCCCGCGGCTGCGCGTCCAGAGCCGCCGCACCACGCGCCGCCCCGGGCGCAGCGTCCTGCTGACCGTCCTCACCGGTGTCGTCCTGCTCTACAGCCTCGTACCGCTCGTGTGGCTGCTGCTGAGCGCCACCAAGACGCAAGAGGGCCTCGCCGGCTCGTTCGGGCTGTGGGTCGACGGGGACTTCGCACTGTGGGACAACATCCGCGAGACCGTCACGTACCAGGACGGCGTCTTCCTCCGCTGGCTCCTCAACACCCTGCTGTACGTGGTGCTGGGCGCCGGCGGCGCCACCTTCCTCGCGGTCCTCGGCGGGTACGCGCTCGCCAAGTTCGACTTCCCCGGCAGACGCGGCGTGTTCGCGGTCGTCATCGGGGCGGTCGCGGTGCCCACCACGGCGCTCGCGGTCCCGACGTTCCTCATGTTCAGCGAACTGGGCCTGACCGACACGCCCTGGGCCGTCATCGTGCCCTCCCTGATCTCGCCGTTCGGCCTCTACCTGATGTGGGTGTTCGCGACCGAGGCGATCCCGAAGGAACTGATGGAGGCCGCCCGCATCGACGGAGCCGGCGAGCTGCGCACCTTCTTCCAGGTCGCCCTGCCGCTGCTCGCGCCCGGCACCGTCACCGTGCTTCTCTTCACCACCGTCGCGACCTGGAACAACTACTTCCTGCCGCTGATCATGCTGAAGGACCCCGACTGGTACCCGCTGACCCTCGGCCTCGACGCCTGGAACAAACAGGCGTCCACGGCCGGCGGCGAAGCCGTCTTCAACCTCGTCATCACCGGCTCCCTGCTGACGATCGTGCCGCTGATCGCGGCCTTCCTGCTGCTCCAGAAGTACTGGCAGTCCGGCCTCGCCGCAGGAAGCGTCAAGGAGTAG
- a CDS encoding LacI family DNA-binding transcriptional regulator — protein sequence MADVARLAGVSSQTVSRVSNGYAGVTEETRHEVLAAMKKLGYRPNSAARALKRGEFRTIGVITFTLSTTGNVRTLEAIATSAAEEGYAVTLLPVAVPTQDEVRGAFSRLGELAVDAVIVIMEVHLLDAATIDLPPHVQVVVADSDAGDRYTVVDTDQAGGTRAAVRHLLGLGHRTVWHLAGPEESYAAQRRADAWRAALAEEGRFAPPPVRGDWSAESGYRAGLQIAERDDCTAVFAANDQMALGLLRALHERGRKVPDDVSVIGFDDIPESGSFLPPLTTVHQDFAEVGRRCVAGVLRQVRQGEAERGTTLVPTRLVLRDSTAAPAG from the coding sequence ATGGCGGATGTCGCCCGTCTCGCGGGCGTCTCCTCCCAGACCGTCTCCCGCGTCTCCAACGGCTACGCGGGCGTGACCGAGGAGACCCGGCACGAGGTCCTCGCCGCCATGAAGAAGCTCGGGTACCGGCCCAACAGCGCCGCCCGCGCCCTCAAGCGCGGCGAGTTCCGCACCATCGGCGTCATCACCTTCACGCTCTCCACCACCGGGAACGTCCGCACGCTGGAGGCGATCGCGACCTCGGCGGCCGAGGAGGGCTACGCCGTCACCCTGCTCCCGGTCGCCGTGCCCACCCAGGACGAGGTCCGCGGCGCGTTCTCCCGGCTCGGTGAACTCGCCGTCGACGCGGTCATCGTCATCATGGAGGTGCACCTGCTCGACGCGGCGACCATCGACCTGCCGCCGCACGTGCAGGTCGTCGTGGCGGACTCGGACGCCGGTGACCGCTACACCGTGGTCGACACCGACCAGGCCGGCGGGACCCGCGCCGCCGTACGGCACTTGCTCGGCCTCGGCCACCGCACGGTGTGGCACCTGGCGGGGCCCGAGGAGTCGTACGCCGCGCAGCGCCGCGCCGACGCCTGGCGGGCGGCGCTCGCCGAGGAGGGGCGCTTCGCACCGCCGCCGGTGCGGGGCGACTGGTCGGCGGAGTCCGGCTACCGCGCGGGCCTCCAGATCGCCGAACGGGACGACTGCACGGCGGTGTTCGCCGCCAACGACCAGATGGCGCTCGGTCTGCTGCGGGCCCTGCACGAGCGGGGTCGCAAGGTGCCGGACGACGTCAGCGTGATCGGCTTCGACGACATCCCCGAGTCGGGGTCGTTCCTGCCGCCCCTGACCACCGTCCACCAGGACTTCGCCGAGGTCGGGCGGCGCTGCGTGGCAGGAGTGCTGCGCCAGGTCCGGCAGGGCGAGGCCGAGCGCGGCACCACGCTGGTGCCCACGCGGCTGGTCCTGCGCGACAGTACGGCGGCGCCTGCCGGGTAG
- a CDS encoding polysaccharide lyase 6 family protein, with product MQRRTFLTGTALGAALAAVPLGAPRTAGAAQAEPAVTATARSLNDLQKAIDGAAPGARIVLADGTYTVPSGSSVKISGKNGTQTAPITITAASRGGVVLRGERGFVFDKSSNITVTGFSFRQSTTLEIPATCSRIRLTRNDFQLADVEGLHWVMVRADDTKVDRNHFHGKSTLGVYLCVEGAGGTAMAQRVHILRNHFSDHTFAGDNGGEPIRLGVSPRALSAAHATVEYNLFERCDGDPEAISVKSSDNTVRYNTIRDSAGGIVLRHGNRTRVESNYLLDGKDGLRVYGNDHLIVNNYLAGLTGRALVIGSGSTRDHHSGESAEERRGNDACDRAVIVHNTLVRNAETLLGESRTYEPQQVVVADNLLVSDSGKLVDMGATTGFTWQGNMLWGAAADGNIPAGGYSRRDPGLRQDADGISRLTAGSPAIGKATLTSPAVTDDIDGHPRGSARDIGADEYTTAAPLRRPLTAADVGPNAS from the coding sequence ATGCAACGCCGCACGTTCCTCACCGGCACGGCCCTCGGAGCGGCGCTCGCCGCCGTGCCGCTCGGCGCCCCGCGCACGGCCGGCGCAGCGCAGGCCGAGCCGGCCGTCACGGCGACGGCTCGCTCCCTGAACGACCTCCAGAAGGCGATCGACGGCGCGGCACCCGGCGCGCGGATCGTCCTGGCCGACGGCACCTACACCGTGCCGTCCGGCAGCTCCGTCAAGATCTCGGGCAAGAACGGCACCCAGACCGCGCCCATCACCATCACCGCCGCGTCCCGAGGCGGCGTCGTACTCCGCGGCGAGCGCGGCTTCGTCTTCGACAAGTCGAGCAACATCACCGTCACCGGCTTCTCGTTCCGCCAGAGCACGACCCTGGAGATCCCGGCGACCTGCTCGCGGATCCGCCTCACCCGCAACGACTTCCAGCTCGCCGACGTCGAGGGCCTGCACTGGGTGATGGTGCGCGCCGACGACACCAAGGTCGACCGCAACCACTTCCACGGCAAGAGCACGCTCGGCGTCTACCTCTGCGTCGAAGGCGCGGGCGGCACGGCCATGGCCCAGCGCGTGCACATCCTCAGGAACCACTTCTCCGACCACACCTTCGCCGGAGACAACGGAGGAGAACCGATCCGGCTCGGCGTCAGCCCCCGGGCCCTGTCCGCCGCCCACGCCACCGTGGAGTACAACCTCTTCGAACGCTGCGACGGAGACCCCGAGGCCATCTCCGTGAAGTCCTCGGACAACACCGTCCGGTACAACACGATCCGCGACAGCGCCGGCGGCATCGTCCTGCGCCACGGCAACCGCACCCGCGTGGAGAGCAACTACCTGCTCGACGGCAAGGACGGCCTGCGCGTCTACGGCAACGATCACCTCATCGTCAACAACTACCTGGCGGGCCTGACCGGCCGGGCCCTGGTGATCGGCAGCGGCAGCACCCGCGACCACCACAGCGGCGAGAGCGCGGAGGAGCGGCGCGGCAACGACGCCTGCGACCGCGCGGTGATCGTCCACAACACCCTGGTGCGCAACGCCGAGACGCTCCTCGGCGAGTCCAGGACCTACGAGCCGCAGCAGGTCGTCGTCGCCGACAACCTGCTGGTGAGCGACTCCGGCAAGCTGGTCGACATGGGCGCGACCACCGGCTTCACCTGGCAGGGCAACATGCTCTGGGGCGCGGCCGCCGACGGGAACATCCCCGCGGGCGGCTACAGCCGGCGCGACCCCGGCCTGCGCCAGGACGCCGACGGGATCTCCCGGCTGACGGCGGGCAGCCCGGCGATCGGCAAGGCGACGCTGACGAGTCCGGCCGTCACCGACGACATCGACGGCCACCCGCGCGGCAGCGCACGGGACATCGGCGCCGACGAGTACACGACGGCGGCACCGCTGCGCCGCCCCCTCACGGCGGCGGACGTGGGCCCGAACGCCTCATGA
- a CDS encoding sugar ABC transporter permease yields MTTLQPPVAAGRRPSRPPSRRSRRSWAGWGFIGPFVTVFALVFLAPLAYSIYLSLFREQLIGGTTFVGLDNYQQALRDEQFWAALARVSLFLAVQVPIMLGIALLVALALDSGRLYGKDFFRISVFLPYAVPAVVASLMWGFMYGSRFGLVGDINAALGVSLPDPLSPGLVLASIGNIVTWEFVGYNMLIFYSALRVIPHSLYEAAQIDGAGQWRVIAAIKLPAIRGALVIATIFSIIGSFQLFNEPAILQKLAPNAITTDYTPNYYTYSLSFSGQQHNYSATVAIVMGLITMVVAYAVQLRGMRKGA; encoded by the coding sequence ATGACGACGCTTCAACCGCCGGTGGCCGCAGGACGGCGTCCGTCCCGGCCCCCCTCGCGGCGCTCCCGCCGCTCATGGGCGGGATGGGGGTTCATCGGCCCCTTCGTGACCGTCTTCGCCCTGGTCTTCCTGGCGCCCCTCGCGTACTCCATCTATCTCAGCCTCTTCCGGGAGCAACTCATCGGCGGTACCACGTTCGTGGGCCTCGACAACTATCAACAGGCCCTGCGGGACGAACAGTTCTGGGCGGCCTTGGCGCGCGTCTCGCTCTTCCTCGCGGTCCAGGTGCCGATCATGCTCGGTATCGCCCTGCTGGTCGCCCTGGCCCTGGACAGCGGCCGCCTGTACGGCAAGGACTTCTTCAGGATCTCGGTCTTCCTGCCCTACGCGGTGCCGGCCGTGGTGGCCTCACTGATGTGGGGCTTCATGTACGGCAGCCGCTTCGGGCTCGTCGGCGACATCAACGCCGCCCTCGGCGTCTCCCTGCCCGACCCGCTCTCCCCGGGCCTGGTGCTCGCCTCGATCGGCAACATCGTCACCTGGGAGTTCGTCGGCTACAACATGCTGATCTTCTACTCCGCGCTCCGCGTCATCCCGCACTCCCTGTACGAGGCGGCACAGATCGACGGGGCCGGACAGTGGCGCGTCATAGCGGCGATCAAGCTGCCGGCGATCCGTGGCGCCCTGGTCATCGCCACCATCTTCTCGATCATCGGCAGCTTCCAGCTCTTCAACGAGCCCGCCATCCTCCAGAAGCTCGCGCCCAACGCGATCACGACCGACTACACCCCCAACTACTACACGTACTCGCTGTCCTTCTCCGGCCAGCAGCACAACTACTCCGCGACGGTCGCCATCGTCATGGGCCTGATCACCATGGTCGTCGCCTATGCCGTCCAGCTGCGCGGCATGCGCAAGGGAGCGTGA
- a CDS encoding SGNH/GDSL hydrolase family protein translates to MHVTAADRLLFIGDSITDAGRDRADGTSLGDGYVDRIARALRARAGAAPAAVINKGLNGNRVYDLEARWATDVIAPRPTLVTVKIGINDTWRRYDRGLASPVARFEACLDRLLAYTAQKLAARLVVITPFLLPAGPHQQRWHEDLAPRTEAVLRAARANEATVVRADLVMARAAEKHGAAALAPDGVHPSVLGHELLAGAWLTAVLPPSDRPAASA, encoded by the coding sequence ATGCACGTCACGGCAGCCGACAGACTCCTGTTCATCGGCGACTCCATCACCGACGCGGGCCGCGACCGCGCGGACGGCACCTCGCTCGGTGACGGCTACGTCGACCGGATCGCGCGAGCCCTGCGCGCCCGAGCGGGTGCCGCACCCGCCGCCGTCATCAACAAGGGCCTCAACGGCAACCGCGTATACGACCTCGAAGCCCGCTGGGCCACCGACGTCATCGCCCCGCGGCCCACCCTCGTCACGGTCAAGATCGGCATCAACGACACCTGGCGGCGCTACGACCGGGGACTGGCCAGCCCCGTCGCCCGGTTCGAGGCGTGCCTCGACCGCCTCCTCGCGTACACCGCGCAGAAGCTCGCCGCCCGCCTCGTCGTCATCACCCCCTTCCTGCTCCCGGCCGGCCCGCACCAGCAGCGCTGGCACGAGGACTTGGCCCCCCGCACCGAAGCGGTCCTGCGCGCGGCGCGTGCCAACGAGGCGACGGTGGTGCGCGCGGACCTGGTCATGGCCCGCGCGGCCGAGAAGCACGGGGCGGCGGCGCTGGCCCCCGACGGGGTCCATCCGAGCGTGCTCGGGCACGAGCTGCTCGCCGGGGCGTGGCTCACCGCCGTGCTGCCCCCGTCCGACCGCCCCGCCGCCTCGGCGTGA
- a CDS encoding peptidoglycan recognition protein, whose translation MRAFPAPAAHRVPSAVRVVLCWIPGTAALALLLACAAGIDPATSAASAGDGGASTPTVVSGRRSVMPAAAIPARRAATEFRAARPRIVPREAWLAPGTPEPPRARYADRVEALFVHHTDSPNRYACADAPRIIRSLYAGQAGSRKWDDIGYNFLVDRCGTLYEGRAGGAERPVVGAHTQGFNQRSAGVAAIGTFTAGTPMPGAMADALAALAAWKLGLAGIDPRGTALLVSSHSMSRFPEGTDAVLPAVAGHTDGYPTHCPGAALTARLPAIREAAARLQGR comes from the coding sequence ATGCGTGCCTTCCCCGCGCCCGCCGCGCACCGCGTCCCCAGCGCCGTGCGCGTCGTGCTGTGCTGGATACCGGGCACGGCGGCCCTCGCGCTCCTGCTGGCGTGCGCGGCGGGCATCGATCCCGCCACGTCCGCCGCCTCGGCCGGTGACGGCGGGGCGTCCACGCCGACGGTCGTCTCCGGGCGCCGATCCGTGATGCCCGCCGCCGCGATCCCGGCGCGCCGGGCGGCCACGGAGTTCCGGGCGGCGCGACCCCGCATCGTGCCGCGCGAGGCCTGGCTGGCCCCCGGCACCCCCGAGCCGCCGCGCGCCCGCTACGCCGACCGGGTCGAGGCGCTCTTCGTCCACCACACCGACTCCCCGAACCGCTACGCCTGCGCCGACGCGCCGCGCATCATCCGCTCGCTGTACGCGGGACAGGCAGGCAGCCGGAAGTGGGACGACATCGGCTACAACTTCCTGGTGGACCGCTGCGGCACGCTGTACGAGGGGCGCGCGGGCGGCGCCGAACGGCCGGTGGTCGGCGCGCACACGCAGGGGTTCAACCAGCGCTCGGCGGGCGTCGCGGCGATCGGCACCTTCACCGCCGGGACGCCGATGCCGGGGGCCATGGCCGACGCCCTCGCGGCCCTGGCCGCCTGGAAGCTCGGCCTCGCGGGCATCGATCCGCGCGGCACCGCGCTGCTGGTCTCCAGCCACAGCATGAGCCGCTTCCCCGAGGGCACCGACGCGGTCCTCCCCGCGGTCGCGGGCCACACGGACGGTTACCCCACGCACTGCCCCGGCGCCGCGCTGACCGCCCGGCTGCCCGCGATCAGGGAGGCGGCGGCCCGCCTCCAGGGACGCTAG
- a CDS encoding beta-galactosidase: MTSPLPVRLPAGPDGTPRPRLAYGADYNPEQWPREVWEEDIRLMREAGVNLVSVGIFSWARLQPTAGTWDFTWLDEVMDLLHEGGIGVDLATATASPPPWLTTAHPEILPVTASGETLWPGARQHWRPTSPVFRTYALRLVREIAGRYAGHPALVAWHISNELGCHNVYDHSDDAARAFRDWLRLRYTTLDALNHAWGTAFWSQHYSDWQQILPPRLAASHPNPTQQLDFKRFSSDALKEYLRAERDVLREITPDTPVTTNFMVMGGIKGMNYADWAHEVDFVSNDHYVRPGPQARDELSFCANLTSGIAGHRPWFLMEHSTSAVNWQPVNVPKRPGDLARDSLLHVAHGADAVCFFQWRQSAAGAEKYHSAMVPHAGADSEVFRAVTGLGRTLEALAPVTGATREPARVAVLFDWESWWASEQDSHPTSVLDYHQEALDWYSALLALGIRADVVTTRCDPDTYDLLIAPVLHVIPETLAKDLTRYVESGGHLVTTYFSGVVDENDHIWLGGHPGALRELLGIRIEEFGPLPADDGVELDDSTTGTVWTDRITVTGPEVEVLARYRTGAYTDRPAVTRRTAGRGSASYVSTRLGADGLTALLPRLLAAAGVDSELPPAARGRVELAVRRGDDSRYLFLVNRTDEPVPVPGLTGELVIGPKRDDSGGGVLVLPPRGVAVLRQPTD; this comes from the coding sequence ATGACCTCCCCCCTCCCCGTCCGGCTCCCGGCAGGCCCGGACGGCACCCCGCGCCCCCGCCTCGCGTACGGCGCCGACTACAACCCCGAGCAGTGGCCGCGCGAGGTGTGGGAGGAGGACATCCGGCTCATGCGCGAGGCGGGCGTGAACCTCGTCTCCGTGGGGATCTTCTCCTGGGCCCGCCTCCAGCCCACCGCCGGTACCTGGGACTTCACCTGGCTCGACGAGGTCATGGACCTGCTCCACGAGGGCGGCATCGGCGTCGACCTGGCCACCGCCACGGCCTCCCCGCCGCCCTGGCTCACCACGGCGCACCCGGAGATCCTGCCGGTGACCGCCTCCGGCGAGACCCTGTGGCCGGGGGCGCGCCAGCACTGGCGGCCCACCTCGCCCGTCTTCAGGACGTACGCGCTGCGCCTGGTGCGCGAGATCGCAGGCCGCTACGCCGGCCACCCGGCCCTCGTGGCCTGGCACATCTCCAACGAGCTGGGCTGCCACAACGTGTACGACCACTCCGACGACGCCGCCCGCGCCTTCCGCGACTGGCTGCGCCTGCGCTACACCACCCTCGACGCCCTCAACCACGCGTGGGGCACCGCCTTCTGGTCCCAGCACTACAGCGACTGGCAGCAGATCCTGCCGCCCCGCCTCGCCGCGTCGCACCCCAACCCCACGCAGCAGCTGGACTTCAAGAGGTTCTCCTCCGACGCGCTGAAGGAGTACCTGCGCGCCGAGCGGGACGTCCTGCGCGAGATCACCCCGGACACCCCCGTCACCACCAACTTCATGGTGATGGGCGGCATCAAGGGCATGAACTACGCCGACTGGGCGCACGAGGTCGACTTCGTCTCGAACGACCACTACGTGCGGCCCGGCCCGCAGGCGCGGGACGAGCTGTCCTTCTGCGCCAACCTCACCAGCGGCATCGCGGGCCACCGCCCGTGGTTCCTCATGGAGCACTCCACCAGCGCCGTCAACTGGCAGCCCGTCAACGTCCCCAAGCGGCCCGGCGACCTCGCCCGCGACTCGCTGCTGCACGTCGCGCACGGAGCCGACGCCGTCTGCTTCTTCCAGTGGCGCCAGTCGGCGGCGGGCGCCGAGAAGTACCACTCGGCGATGGTCCCGCACGCCGGGGCGGACAGCGAGGTCTTCCGCGCGGTGACCGGCCTCGGGCGCACCCTTGAGGCGCTCGCGCCGGTCACGGGCGCCACCAGGGAACCCGCTCGGGTCGCCGTCCTCTTCGACTGGGAGTCGTGGTGGGCGAGCGAACAGGACTCCCACCCCACCTCGGTCCTCGACTACCACCAAGAGGCCCTCGACTGGTACTCCGCCCTCCTCGCCCTCGGCATCCGGGCCGACGTCGTCACCACGCGCTGTGACCCCGACACGTACGACCTGCTGATCGCGCCCGTGCTCCACGTGATCCCCGAAACGCTGGCCAAGGACCTGACGCGCTACGTCGAGAGCGGCGGCCACCTGGTCACCACGTACTTCTCCGGAGTCGTCGACGAGAACGACCACATCTGGCTCGGTGGCCACCCCGGCGCCCTGCGGGAGCTCCTCGGCATCCGCATCGAGGAGTTCGGGCCGCTGCCCGCCGACGACGGCGTCGAGCTGGACGACTCCACCACGGGCACCGTGTGGACCGACCGGATCACCGTCACCGGCCCCGAGGTGGAGGTCCTCGCCCGGTACCGGACCGGCGCGTACACCGACCGCCCCGCCGTCACGCGCCGGACGGCGGGCCGCGGCTCGGCCTCGTACGTCTCCACCCGCCTGGGCGCCGACGGCCTCACCGCGCTGCTGCCGCGACTCCTCGCCGCCGCCGGTGTCGACAGCGAACTGCCGCCGGCCGCGCGGGGCCGCGTCGAACTCGCCGTACGGCGCGGCGACGACAGCCGCTATCTGTTCCTCGTCAACCGGACCGACGAGCCGGTGCCCGTGCCCGGGCTGACCGGCGAGCTCGTGATCGGGCCGAAGCGTGACGACAGCGGTGGGGGCGTCCTCGTCCTGCCGCCCAGGGGCGTCGCCGTACTGCGACAGCCCACCGACTGA
- a CDS encoding alpha-L-fucosidase, with amino-acid sequence MTQSADTTWFTHDRFGMFVHWGLYSLAARHEWVKNREKLTDEQYQVYFDHFDPDRYDPIRWARTAKAAGMRYVVLTTKHHDGFCLWDSDLTDYKATNTPCGRDLVAPFVEACRAEGLKVGFYYSLIDWHHPSFPVDGTHPQRDDAEFKAAAADRDIRDYRRYLHGQVRELLTRFGRVDYLFFDFSYAGRHWWGGKGADDWDAPTLLETVRGLQPHILVNDRTGLPGDFVTPEQYQPAGPMYDDEGRPVVWEACQTLNGSWGYDRDNLDHKSADLLIRMLVDGVSKGGNLLLNVGPTGRGDLDPRDVAVLGELGRWTDLHERSIRGCGPSSFTAPADCRYTRRGDRLYLHLFSWPLRHLHLPGLAGRVRYAQLLNDASEITRVELAPGRPALNTEVGGQPAGTLTLQLPVRRPDTPVPVIELFLDTPADS; translated from the coding sequence GTGACGCAGAGCGCTGACACGACCTGGTTCACCCACGACCGGTTCGGGATGTTCGTCCACTGGGGCCTGTACTCCCTCGCCGCCCGCCACGAGTGGGTCAAGAACCGCGAGAAGCTCACCGACGAGCAGTACCAGGTCTACTTCGACCACTTCGACCCCGACCGCTACGACCCCATCCGGTGGGCGAGGACCGCCAAGGCCGCCGGCATGCGGTACGTCGTACTGACCACCAAGCACCACGACGGCTTCTGCCTCTGGGACAGCGACCTCACCGACTACAAGGCGACCAACACGCCCTGCGGCCGCGACCTCGTCGCACCCTTCGTCGAGGCGTGCCGCGCCGAGGGACTCAAGGTCGGCTTCTACTACTCCCTCATCGACTGGCACCACCCCTCCTTCCCCGTGGACGGCACCCACCCGCAGCGCGACGACGCGGAGTTCAAGGCCGCCGCCGCGGACCGGGACATCCGCGACTACCGGCGCTATCTGCACGGCCAGGTAAGGGAGTTGTTGACGCGCTTCGGACGCGTCGACTACCTCTTCTTCGACTTCTCCTACGCCGGACGCCACTGGTGGGGCGGCAAGGGCGCCGACGACTGGGACGCGCCGACGCTGCTGGAGACGGTCCGCGGACTCCAGCCGCACATTCTCGTCAACGACCGCACCGGCCTCCCCGGCGACTTCGTCACCCCCGAGCAGTACCAGCCCGCCGGCCCGATGTACGACGACGAGGGCCGGCCCGTGGTCTGGGAGGCGTGCCAGACGCTCAACGGAAGCTGGGGCTACGACCGCGACAACCTCGACCACAAGAGCGCCGACCTGTTGATCCGCATGCTCGTCGACGGCGTCTCCAAGGGCGGCAACCTCCTGCTCAACGTCGGCCCCACCGGCCGCGGCGACCTCGACCCGCGCGACGTCGCCGTCCTCGGCGAGCTGGGCCGGTGGACGGACCTGCACGAGCGGTCGATCCGAGGCTGCGGCCCCTCGTCCTTCACCGCCCCCGCCGACTGCCGCTACACCCGGCGCGGCGACCGGCTCTACCTCCACCTCTTCTCCTGGCCGCTGCGCCACCTGCACCTGCCGGGCCTCGCAGGCCGGGTGCGCTACGCCCAGCTCCTCAACGACGCGTCCGAGATCACCCGCGTCGAACTCGCCCCCGGCCGGCCCGCGCTCAACACCGAGGTGGGCGGCCAGCCCGCCGGAACGCTCACCCTCCAGCTCCCCGTCCGGCGCCCCGACACCCCCGTCCCCGTCATCGAGCTGTTCCTCGACACCCCGGCGGACAGCTGA
- a CDS encoding sugar ABC transporter substrate-binding protein, with translation MPKRSRRLLRGTGLLCALVLGASACGGSDDDNSSRKPVGSGDLQAALKKGGTVTVWAWEPTLKQVEADFEKKYPKVDVKLVNAGTNNDQYKALQNAISAKKGVPDVAQIEYYALGQYALTESVTDLTPFGADKLGDSYSPGPWNSVKSGDGIYGLPMDSGPMALFYNKKVFDKYEIAVPTTWDEYVEAGRKLHEANPKAYITSDVGDAGLTTSLLWQAGSRPYEVDGTKVGIDFTDTGARKYTHTWQKLIDEKLVAPVVGWSDDWYKGLGDGTIATLPIGAWMPANFASGVKGAAGDWRVAPLPQWTKGAGASAENGGSSLALPALGKNKELAYAFIEYANSGDGVRTRIKGGAFPATTKDLKSKAFQDTEFPYFGGQKANKIFAESAANVPADWKYLPYQVYANSIFNDTVGKAYVSRTPLAKGIESWQEASVEYGTEQGFTVEK, from the coding sequence ATGCCCAAGCGCTCCCGCCGCCTGCTGCGCGGCACAGGTCTCCTCTGCGCCCTCGTCCTCGGGGCGAGTGCCTGCGGCGGCTCCGACGACGACAACTCAAGCCGGAAGCCGGTGGGGTCGGGCGACCTCCAGGCCGCCCTCAAGAAGGGCGGCACCGTCACGGTCTGGGCGTGGGAACCCACCCTCAAGCAGGTTGAGGCCGACTTCGAGAAGAAGTACCCGAAGGTCGACGTCAAGCTGGTCAACGCGGGCACCAACAACGACCAGTACAAGGCCCTTCAGAACGCCATCTCCGCGAAGAAGGGCGTCCCCGACGTCGCCCAGATCGAGTACTACGCACTCGGCCAGTACGCCCTGACGGAGTCCGTCACCGACCTGACGCCCTTCGGCGCGGACAAGCTCGGCGACTCCTACTCGCCGGGCCCGTGGAACTCCGTGAAGTCCGGCGACGGCATCTACGGCCTGCCCATGGACTCCGGCCCCATGGCACTCTTCTACAACAAGAAGGTCTTCGACAAGTACGAGATCGCCGTGCCGACGACGTGGGACGAGTACGTCGAAGCCGGCCGCAAACTGCACGAGGCGAACCCCAAGGCGTACATCACCAGCGACGTCGGGGACGCGGGCCTGACCACCAGCCTCCTGTGGCAGGCCGGTTCGCGCCCGTACGAGGTCGACGGCACCAAGGTCGGCATCGACTTCACCGACACCGGCGCCAGGAAGTACACCCACACGTGGCAGAAGCTCATCGACGAGAAGCTCGTCGCGCCCGTCGTGGGCTGGAGCGACGACTGGTACAAGGGCCTCGGCGACGGCACCATCGCCACCCTGCCCATCGGCGCGTGGATGCCCGCCAACTTCGCCTCCGGAGTCAAGGGCGCCGCGGGCGACTGGCGCGTCGCGCCCCTGCCGCAGTGGACGAAGGGAGCCGGGGCGAGCGCAGAGAACGGCGGCAGCTCCCTGGCGCTGCCCGCGCTCGGCAAGAACAAGGAACTCGCCTACGCCTTCATCGAGTACGCCAACTCCGGCGACGGCGTACGGACCCGCATCAAGGGCGGCGCCTTCCCGGCGACCACCAAGGACCTCAAGTCCAAGGCGTTCCAGGACACGGAGTTCCCGTACTTCGGCGGCCAGAAGGCCAACAAGATCTTCGCCGAGTCCGCGGCGAACGTCCCCGCCGACTGGAAGTACCTGCCCTACCAGGTCTACGCCAACTCGATCTTCAACGACACCGTCGGCAAGGCCTACGTCTCCCGGACGCCCCTGGCCAAGGGCATCGAGTCCTGGCAGGAAGCCTCGGTCGAGTACGGCACCGAGCAGGGCTTCACGGTCGAGAAGTAG